The window TCTACACGTACTACGCCGAGCTGGACGGCGCCGGCCACCGCTTCGGCGTCGACTCGGACACCTGGCGCGGTCAGCTCATGTACGTCGACCGGCTCGTCCAGCGTCTCGCCGAGCAGCTGCCGCCGCGCAGCGCGCTCTACGTCACCGCCGACCACGGCATGATCGACGTGCCCTTCGACGAGCAGCACCGCATCGACTTCGACGAGGACTGGGAGCTGCGTGCCGGTGTCGCCCTGCTGGGCGGCGAGGGCCGGGCGCGGCACGTCTACGCGGTGCCCGGCGCCGCGAACGACGTGCTGACCTGCTGGCGCGAGGTGCTCGGCGAGCAGTTCTGGGTGGCCTCCCGGGACGAGGCGATCGCGGCGGGATGGTTCGGGCCACAGATCGACGAGCGTGTGTACGACCGTATCGGTGACGTGGTCGCGGCCGCGCGGGACGACGTCCTGATCATCGCGTCCGAGCGGGAGCCGAAGGAGTCGGCCATGGTCGGCAACCACGGCTCGATGACCCCCGCCGAGCAGTTGGTCCCCCTCCTCGAAGTACGCACCTGACACCCTGCACGTCATCCCCGGACGTCGTCACCTCCCGACCGATCTCCTCACCGAAAGGTGCTCAACTCAACATGCCCGAGCTGGTGTTCTTCTCCGGAACGATGGACTGCGGGAAGTCGACGCTGGCCCTCCAGATCGAGCACAACCGTTCGGCGCGTGGCCTCGCGGGCATGATCTTCACGCGCGACGACCGTGCGGGCGAGGGCAAGCTGTCCTCGCGGCTCGGCCTGGTCACGGACGCGGTGGAGGTCGAGGACGGCATGGACCTGTACGCCTACCTCGTCGACCACCTCTCCCGGGGACGCCGCGCGGACTACGTCATTGCCGACGAGGCCCAGTTCCTCGCACCGAACCAGATCGACCAACTCGCGCGGGTGGTCGACGACCTGGGCCTCGACGTCTACGCCTTCGGCATCACGACCGACTTCCGCTCCAAGCTGTTCCCGGGCTCCCAGCGCCTGGTGGAACTCGCCGACCGGGTCGAGGTGCTCCAGGTCGAGGCCCTGTGCTGGTGCGGCGCCCGCGCCACGCACAACGCCCGCACGATAGGCGGCGAGATGGTCGTCGAGGGCGCCCAGGTGGTCGTCGGCGATGTCAACCAGGCGGACGCCGTCGGCTACGAGGTCCTGTGCCGCCGCCATCACCGCCGCCGCATGACGGCGGCCAGCGCACGGGCGGCGGCGCTGTCCCCGGACGTCCTGCCGGTGCAGCCGGCCTGAGCCGCGGCCCACTCGGCCATCCCGGCCCCCAAGCCGCCCCGCACCACCCCTGAGCGCCGTCAGCGCGGATTCTGGATCAGGGAGAACCGGGCCCCCTCCGGGTCCGCCACCGTCGCCACGCGCCCGTGCGCGCTGTCGTGGGCCGCATTCAGGACATGGCCGCCGAGCTCATCGATCCGCTCCAGTGCCTCGTCCGTGTCGGCGACTTCGAAGTACGTCATCCAGTGCGGGCCCCGGTCGCGCGGCAGGGCGTTGCCGACGCCGTGGATGCCGGCGACCGGGCGGCCGTCGATGTGCAGGGTGACGTAGTCGAAGTCGGCGGAGACCACCGGCTCCTCCTCGTAGGCGAACACGCTCTCGTAGAACTTGGCGACATTGACGGACTCGAAGGTCAGCAGCTCGTTCCAGGCGGGGGTACCGGGCACGCCCGTGACGGCGGTGCCGAGGTGGGCCGCCGTCTGCCAGATGCCGAAGACGGCGCCGGCGGGGTCGGAGCAGATCGCCATCCGGCCGGCCTCGGCGGCGTCCAGCGGCCCCACCCCGACGGTGCCGCCGCACAGCCGTACCGTCTCGGCGGTCAGGTCCACGTCGTTCGAGGCGAGATAGGGCGTCCAGGCGATGGGGAGGTGGCGGTCGGGCGGCAGCTGACCGATGCCGGCCACCTCACGGCCGTCGAGCAGGGCCCGCACATAGGGGCCGAGTTGCTGGGGGCCGGGCTGGAACTCCCAGCCGAACAGCGCCCCGTAGAACTCCTGGGTCGCGGCCAGTCCGTGCACCATCAGGCTCACCCAGCAGGGCGTGCCGGGCGCGTGCCGGGCGTGCGTCGCGCCGTGCGGGCCGGCCGACCCCCGTGCCTCGGTCATCGTCACTCTCTCCTCGGCCTCTCGTGGTGGCCGTGTCGCGTCCGTGGTCCGGACCCCCGAGCCGATGCTCGCACCACCCGTGGCCGCGCGCGCTGCGGGCACGCCGCCGCACGACGGCCGGTGCCCGGAGGATGCCCGGTGTGCGATTTACCGCCCGTTTCCGTGCGATTGCCGATGGATGTCGATCGGCTGTACAGCATGTGCCCGATCCCGTACGCCTCGTGATCGAGCCTGTCCGGCGGGCAGAGTAACCGGAGCCGGGCGATGCGGCCACCCCGTGCGCAAGGATGGTGGCCATGAACGCCATCATCTCCGCATCCGAACTCGCGAGTGAACTGTCGGGCGAGAACCCGCCGGTGCTGCTCGACGTCCGCTGGCAGTTGACCGTGGCCAAGGCGGCCGGTGAGCCGCCGTTCGACGGCCGGACGGCGTACCGGGCCGGGCACATCCCCGGCGCGGTCTACGTCGACCTGGACCGGGAACTGGCCTCCGCGCCCGGTTCGCGCGGCCGTCACCCCTTGCCGGACCTGGCCGAATTCGGCGCGGCGATGCGCCGGGCGGGCGTGTCGTCGTCGGCGCCGGTGGTTGTGTACGACGGCGGGCAGGGCTGGGCAGCGGCCCGGGCGTGGTGGCTGCTGCGCTGGACGGGTCACCCGGATGTGCGGGTCCTCGACGGCGGGTTGCCGACCTGGCAGGGGCCGCTGGAGACGTCCGAGCCGACTCCGGTGGAGGGCGACTTCGAGCCGGCGCCGGGGGCGACGGGCCTTCTCGACGCCGACGGCGCCGCGGCGCTCGCTCGATCGGGCGTGCTGCTGGACGCGCGAGCGGGGGAGCGCTACCGCGGAGAGGTCGAGCCGATCGATCCGGTCGGCGGCCACATCCCGGGCGCCGTGTCCGCCCCCACGAACGAGAACGTCGGCGCGGACGGCCGCTTCCTGCCCGCCGAGGAACTCGGCGCGCGCTTCAAGGCGCTGGGCGCGTCCGAGGGCACGGAGGTCGGCGTGTACTGCGGCTCGGGCGTCTCCGCCGCACACCAGGTGCTGGCGCTGGCGGTGGCGGGCATTCCGGCGGCGCTCTACGTCGGTTCGTGGTCGCAGTGGTCGTCGGATTCGTCGCGGCCGGTGGCTGTGGGGCCGGATCCGCAGTAGGCGGGCGCAGCACGAGGGCCGCGTTGCGACCAACGCGGCCCTCGTCCTCGTACGGCCGCATCCACAGCCGTACGACCGATTCTCCTGCTACTCCTGCTTGCCTACTCCTGCTTCTTCCTGCGCGTCCCGAACACGATCTCGTCCCAGCTCGGGACGGCGGCCCGGCGGCCGGGGCGGACGCCGTCCGCTTCGGCCTGACGGTCCGTGGCGCCGATGAGGCGGTCACGGTGACTGCCGACGGAGCGGGGCATGAGGACGTCCGCGTAGGCGGAACCAGCCGAGGCGGCGGGGGCCGGAGGCTCCTCCGTGGCCGGTTCGGCGGGAGGTTCCTCCGCGTCCGGCTCCGGCGGGCGCTCCGGGACCACCAGGTCGCCCCGGAAGCTGGGCACCGCCTCCAGCAGGCTGGTCAGCGAGTCCCGTTCCTCCGTGGTCTCCTCGACAGGCTCGGAGGCCTGGGCCGGCAGGCTCGGCCGTGCACCTTCGAGGGCACGGTCCATCCCACGCTCGCGCGGAAGCCGGGCGATAC of the Streptomyces sp. T12 genome contains:
- a CDS encoding sulfurtransferase — protein: MNAIISASELASELSGENPPVLLDVRWQLTVAKAAGEPPFDGRTAYRAGHIPGAVYVDLDRELASAPGSRGRHPLPDLAEFGAAMRRAGVSSSAPVVVYDGGQGWAAARAWWLLRWTGHPDVRVLDGGLPTWQGPLETSEPTPVEGDFEPAPGATGLLDADGAAALARSGVLLDARAGERYRGEVEPIDPVGGHIPGAVSAPTNENVGADGRFLPAEELGARFKALGASEGTEVGVYCGSGVSAAHQVLALAVAGIPAALYVGSWSQWSSDSSRPVAVGPDPQ
- a CDS encoding thymidine kinase, with protein sequence MPELVFFSGTMDCGKSTLALQIEHNRSARGLAGMIFTRDDRAGEGKLSSRLGLVTDAVEVEDGMDLYAYLVDHLSRGRRADYVIADEAQFLAPNQIDQLARVVDDLGLDVYAFGITTDFRSKLFPGSQRLVELADRVEVLQVEALCWCGARATHNARTIGGEMVVEGAQVVVGDVNQADAVGYEVLCRRHHRRRMTAASARAAALSPDVLPVQPA
- a CDS encoding VOC family protein encodes the protein MTEARGSAGPHGATHARHAPGTPCWVSLMVHGLAATQEFYGALFGWEFQPGPQQLGPYVRALLDGREVAGIGQLPPDRHLPIAWTPYLASNDVDLTAETVRLCGGTVGVGPLDAAEAGRMAICSDPAGAVFGIWQTAAHLGTAVTGVPGTPAWNELLTFESVNVAKFYESVFAYEEEPVVSADFDYVTLHIDGRPVAGIHGVGNALPRDRGPHWMTYFEVADTDEALERIDELGGHVLNAAHDSAHGRVATVADPEGARFSLIQNPR